From a single Arachis hypogaea cultivar Tifrunner chromosome 3, arahy.Tifrunner.gnm2.J5K5, whole genome shotgun sequence genomic region:
- the LOC112734475 gene encoding large ribosomal subunit protein eL42 — protein sequence MVNVPKTKKTYCKSKECRKHTLHKVTQYKKGKDSIAAQGKRRYDRKQSGYGGQTKPVFHKKAKTTKKIVLRLQCQGCKHVSQHPIKRCKHFEIGGDKKGKGTSLF from the exons ATG GTGAACGTTCCGAAGACAAAGAAGACGTACTGCAAGAGCAAGGAGTGCAGGAAGCACACTCTTCACAAGGTTACCCAATACAAGAAGGGCAAGGATAGCATCGCCGCTCAGGGTAAGCGCCGTTATGACCGCAAGCAATCCGGTTATGGTGGCCAGACCAAGCCCGTCTTCCACAAAAAG GCCAAGACCACCAAGAAAATTGTGTTGAGGCTTCAATGCCAGGGCTGCAAACATGTCTCCCAGCATCCTATTAAG AGATGCAAGCACTTTGAGATTGGTGGTGACAAGAAGGGAAAAGGAACTTCCCTCTTCTAA
- the LOC112734474 gene encoding putative clathrin assembly protein At1g03050 — protein sequence MGPSKLRRAIGAVKDKTSIGLAKVGSSSSLGDLEVAIVKATRHDEYPAEEKHVREILSLTCYSRAYVSACVSTISKRLSKTKSWTVALKSLILIQRLLSDGDPAYEQEIFFSTRRGTRLLNMSDFRDRSYSSSWDFSAFVRTYALYLDERLEYKMQNRRGKRSRFGFDEDDEQRQRDKDRDRERYIYRDKDKDKDKDLDIEVSTKATPLNDFRTELLFSKMQHLQLLLERFIACRPTGVAKTHRIVIVALYPIVKESFQIYHDMTEIMSILIDRFAEEMEVQECSKVYDVFCRVGKQYDELDMFYTWSKSIGIGRAFEYPDLEKVTAKKLELMDNYIREKSRIAKCRKLEQQEHQSEDEKAEESEPQEDMNAIKALPPPEEVKEEPVEETKEAEPKNEEPEQTEGDLLNLGDDTVTSHEYGDKLALALFDGAAPATNSDTKALPWHAFDDSADWETALVQSASNLSNQKPSLGGGFDTLLLDGMYQHGAAYSAMQGPGYGVSGSNSSLALGSAGRPAMLALPAPPSPAGGLSSFGADPFAASLAVAPPHYVQMSEIEKKQRLLMEEQLMWQQYANRGMQMQGQVAYPNVQANNTYMGGYQQNYWGYSH from the exons ATGGGTCCAAGCAAATTGAGAAGAGCCATTGGAGCAGTTAAGGATAAAACAAGCATAGGGCTAGCAAAGGTGGGAAGCAGCAGCTCACTGGGGGATCTTGAAGTGGCAATTGTGAAGGCAACAAGGCATGATGAGTACCCTGCTGAAGAGAAGCACGTTAGGGAGATCCTGAGCTTAACATGTTACTCGAGGGCCTACGTTAGCGCCTGCGTTAGCACCATCTCCAAGCGTCTAAGCAAGACAAAAAGTTGGACGGTTGCTTTGAAATCCCTCATTCTCATTCAAAGGCTACTATCAGATGGAGATCCTGCTTATGAGCAAGAAATATTCTTCTCAACTAGGCGCGGCACTCGCCTTCTCAACATGTCTGATTTCAGGGACAGGTCCTATTCTAGTTCTTGGGATTTCTCTGCATTTGTGCGCACCTACGCCCTGTATCTTGATGAAAGGCTTGAGTACAAGATGCAGAACAGGCGCGGAAAGCGCAGCAGGTTTGGTTTTGATGAAGATGATGAGCAAAGACAAAGAGATAAAGACAGAGACAGAGAAAGATATATATacagagataaagataaagataaagacaaGGATCTTGATATTGAAGTCAGTACAAAAGCCACACCTTTGAATGATTTTAGGACCGAGCTACTATTTTCCAAGATGCAGCATTTGCAGTTGCTTCTTGAACGCTTTATAGCTTGCCGTCCCACAG GAGTGGCAAAGACCCATCGTATTGTGATAGTGGCTCTGTATCCTATTGTGAAGGAGAGCTTTCAAATATATCATGATATGACAGAGATCATGAGCATCTTAATCGATCGTTTCGCCGAAGAGATGGAGGTACAAGAATGCAGCAAAGTGTATGATGTTTTCTGCCGCGTTGGAAAGCAGTACGATGAGCTAGACATGTTCTATACCTGGTCCAAGTCCATAGGCATTGGGCGCGCATTCGAGTATCCGGATTTAGAGAAGGTAACAGCCAAGAAACTGGAGCTCATGGATAACTACATCAGAGAGAAGTCCAGAATAGCCAAATGTAGAAaactagaacaacaagaacatcaaAGTGAAGATGAAAAAGCAGAGGAATCTGAACCACAGGAGGATATGAATGCAATTAAGGCGCTGCCGCCGCCAGAAGAAGTAAAGGAGGAGCCAGTAGAAGAAACAAAGGAAGCAGAGCCCAAGAATGAAGAGCCAGAGCAAACAGAGGGGGATCTATTGAATCTAGGAGATGATACAGTGACAAGTCATGAATATGGGGACAAACTAGCCTTGGCATTGTTTGATGGGGCTGCACCAGCAACAAATAGTGACACCAAAGCTCTTCCATGGCACGCTTTTGATGATTCAGCAGATTGGGAAACAGCATTGGTTCAATCAGCAAGCAACTTGTCCAACCAGAAGCCATCACTTGGGGGAGGCTTTGACACCTTGTTGTTGGATGGTATGTACCAACATGGAGCTGCATATTCAGCCATGCAAGGACCAGGTTATGGGGTAAGTGGCAGCAATAGTAGCCTCGCACTAGGCTCGGCTGGAAGACCTGCCATGCTAGCATTGCCAGCACCACCATCTCCGGCAGGTGGTTTGAGTTCGTTTGGTGCAGACCCTTTTGCAGCTTCATTGGCTGTGGCACCTCCACACTACGTTCAAATGTCAGAGATTGAAAAGAAACAGAGGTTGTTGATGGAGGAGCAACTAATGTGGCAGCAATATGCAAACCGTGGGATGCAGATGCAGGGACAAGTTGCATACCCAAATGTACAAGCTAACAATACGTACATGGGAGGGTATCAACAGAACTATTGGGGCTATTCTCATTAA